In a genomic window of Streptomyces katrae:
- a CDS encoding LLM class flavin-dependent oxidoreductase, whose product MVEIPLSALEVAMVQTGTRALDTLRDTAAFAQELERLGYHRLWYAEHHHSPAIGAFPPVVLSAHAAASTSAIRLGSGGVLAPNHAPITLAEQFGTLAALHPDRIDLGVGRGPGTFDEATARALRRGAGPTTDAEYRDDVAAILSFLVDEVALGPLPQPWLLASSTAGAGLAAELGLPVAVAHHIRPENTRAVLETYRAAFTPSRWCGQPRVLLCVEAVCAETEEEAQRLIGPMDVVKAGLLKGISEIPFPTPEEAAAHPFTEAERAALAGFRAQQAAGTPEAVVRRLRELAAETGADELMLTTPVYGFQDRVRSYELIKKHYGV is encoded by the coding sequence ATGGTCGAGATACCTCTTTCCGCACTCGAAGTCGCGATGGTCCAGACCGGCACCCGCGCCCTGGACACCCTGCGGGACACCGCGGCCTTCGCTCAGGAGCTGGAGCGGCTGGGATACCACCGGCTCTGGTACGCCGAGCACCACCACTCCCCCGCGATCGGCGCCTTCCCCCCGGTCGTGCTCAGCGCGCACGCCGCGGCCTCCACCTCGGCCATCCGCCTCGGTTCCGGCGGAGTGCTGGCGCCCAACCACGCGCCCATCACCCTGGCGGAGCAGTTCGGAACGCTGGCCGCCCTGCACCCGGACCGCATCGACCTGGGCGTCGGCCGCGGCCCCGGGACCTTCGACGAGGCCACCGCGCGGGCGCTGCGCCGCGGAGCCGGGCCGACGACGGACGCGGAATACCGCGACGACGTCGCCGCGATCCTGTCCTTCCTCGTCGACGAGGTCGCGCTCGGCCCGCTGCCGCAGCCCTGGCTGCTGGCCTCCAGCACCGCCGGGGCCGGCCTCGCCGCCGAACTCGGCCTTCCGGTCGCCGTCGCGCACCACATCCGGCCCGAGAACACGCGTGCGGTCCTGGAGACGTACCGGGCGGCGTTCACCCCGTCGCGCTGGTGCGGGCAGCCGCGGGTGCTGCTGTGCGTGGAGGCGGTGTGCGCGGAGACGGAAGAGGAGGCCCAGCGGCTCATCGGGCCGATGGACGTCGTCAAGGCCGGGCTCCTCAAGGGGATCAGCGAGATCCCCTTCCCGACGCCCGAGGAGGCGGCCGCGCACCCGTTCACGGAAGCGGAGCGGGCGGCCCTGGCGGGCTTCCGCGCACAGCAGGCGGCCGGGACGCCCGAGGCCGTCGTCCGCCGGCTCCGGGAACTGGCCGCGGAGACGGGAGCGGACGAGCTGATGCTGACGACGCCCGTCTACGGCTTCCAGGACCGCGTCCGCTCGTACGAGCTGATCAAGAAGCACTACGGGGTGTAG
- a CDS encoding CAP domain-containing protein, which translates to MRKHRKKTHYRKIAVAVGALAIVGVPTAAMACLDPQETGPARTAATAWQDPSLAGPQARPQLETPAEIPVEIPEAAPPAPAEPVAEPSAEHEQAADAPPPAAPRPPAPPAEPSAAPSAPQASGAQTDAQAQVLALVNQERAAAGCPALTVNPMLTKAAQDHSADMAAHATMSHTGSDGSDPGLRITRAGYQWQTYGENVAYGYSTPEQVMEGWMNSPGHRRNILDCSYREIGIGLAQPGQYWTQDFGATR; encoded by the coding sequence ATGAGGAAGCACCGCAAGAAGACGCACTACAGGAAAATAGCCGTCGCCGTCGGCGCGCTGGCCATCGTGGGGGTCCCCACCGCCGCCATGGCCTGCCTGGACCCCCAGGAAACCGGTCCCGCACGTACTGCCGCCACCGCGTGGCAGGACCCCTCCCTCGCCGGGCCGCAGGCGCGGCCGCAGCTGGAGACCCCGGCCGAGATACCGGTCGAGATCCCCGAGGCCGCGCCGCCGGCACCCGCGGAGCCCGTCGCCGAGCCGTCGGCCGAACACGAGCAGGCCGCCGACGCCCCGCCGCCCGCGGCGCCCCGGCCGCCGGCACCCCCGGCCGAGCCGTCGGCCGCGCCCTCGGCCCCGCAGGCCTCCGGGGCGCAGACCGACGCCCAGGCCCAGGTCCTCGCGCTGGTCAACCAGGAGCGCGCCGCCGCCGGGTGCCCCGCCCTCACCGTGAACCCGATGCTCACGAAGGCCGCCCAGGACCACAGTGCGGACATGGCCGCCCACGCCACCATGTCCCACACCGGCTCCGACGGATCCGACCCGGGCCTGCGCATCACCCGTGCCGGATACCAGTGGCAGACGTACGGCGAGAACGTCGCCTACGGCTACAGCACCCCCGAACAGGTCATGGAGGGCTGGATGAACAGCCCGGGCCACCGGCGCAACATCCTCGACTGCTCGTACCGGGAGATCGGCATCGGCCTGGCCCAGCCGGGCCAGTACTGGACGCAGGACTTCGGCGCGACGCGCTGA
- a CDS encoding aminoglycoside phosphotransferase family protein yields MSRSRFQVEVPAALAASQEAEGRQAWTAALPALAGELLGRWNLRLDGPPAHGAVALVLPVLQADGPPAVLKLQPVDEETRDEPLALRVWGDRHAAGLLNAAPERGALLLERLDAGRSLSAVPDGTAALTFLSELLAHLSAVPAPVGLRRLGDIAAAMLDRFPVYSRSLADPSERRLLASCAAAMGELLDEPGDRLLHWDLHYDNVLAPLASSQASGRAPWLAIDPKPLAGDPGFELLPALRNRWDDVLGAGDVPRAVRHRFDLMTEVVGLDRDRARGWTLGRVLQNCLWDIEDGAVTLQPEQTAIARALLGPRPRGQ; encoded by the coding sequence ATCAGCCGGTCTCGGTTCCAGGTAGAAGTACCGGCGGCCCTCGCCGCCTCGCAGGAGGCAGAGGGCCGGCAGGCGTGGACCGCCGCCCTGCCCGCCCTGGCCGGGGAATTGCTGGGCCGCTGGAACCTGCGCCTGGACGGGCCGCCGGCACACGGGGCCGTCGCGCTCGTCCTGCCGGTGCTCCAGGCGGACGGCCCGCCCGCCGTGCTCAAACTCCAGCCCGTCGACGAGGAGACACGCGACGAGCCGCTGGCCCTGCGCGTCTGGGGCGACCGCCACGCGGCCGGACTGCTGAACGCCGCTCCGGAGCGCGGTGCCCTGCTGCTGGAACGTCTCGACGCCGGCAGGTCGCTCTCGGCGGTGCCCGACGGCACCGCGGCCCTCACCTTCCTTTCCGAGCTGCTGGCGCACCTGTCCGCCGTTCCGGCCCCCGTCGGCCTGCGCCGGCTGGGCGACATCGCCGCCGCGATGCTCGACCGGTTCCCCGTGTACTCCCGGTCCCTGGCCGATCCGTCCGAGCGACGGCTACTGGCCTCGTGCGCGGCTGCGATGGGGGAACTGCTCGACGAACCCGGCGACCGGCTCCTGCACTGGGATCTGCACTACGACAACGTCCTCGCTCCTCTTGCGTCCTCTCAGGCGTCCGGACGGGCTCCGTGGCTCGCCATCGACCCCAAGCCGCTCGCCGGCGATCCCGGCTTCGAACTGCTGCCCGCGCTGCGCAACCGGTGGGACGACGTCCTCGGCGCCGGAGACGTCCCCCGGGCCGTCCGCCACCGCTTCGACCTCATGACGGAGGTCGTCGGTCTGGACCGGGACCGGGCCCGCGGATGGACGCTCGGCCGCGTCCTGCAGAACTGCCTCTGGGACATCGAGGACGGCGCGGTCACGCTACAGCCCGAGCAGACGGCCATCGCCCGGGCCCTCCTCGGCCCTCGGCCGCGCGGGCAGTGA
- a CDS encoding DUF6296 family protein produces the protein MTPESHPVPDRYTVVLRPGPPGVQDAKGHDAVLRTARVERTGATGVSGYPCYEGEGVRAEIDPESRAVEAVTVDGGELPYGWIAQLTDDAPGRRRT, from the coding sequence ATGACCCCCGAGTCCCACCCGGTCCCGGACCGGTACACCGTCGTTCTCCGCCCCGGCCCGCCCGGCGTCCAGGACGCCAAGGGCCACGACGCGGTCCTGCGCACCGCCCGGGTCGAGAGGACCGGCGCCACCGGTGTCTCCGGCTACCCGTGCTACGAGGGGGAGGGGGTCCGGGCGGAGATCGACCCCGAGAGCAGGGCCGTGGAGGCGGTCACCGTGGACGGCGGGGAGCTCCCGTACGGCTGGATCGCCCAACTGACCGACGACGCCCCCGGCCGCCGGCGGACCTGA
- a CDS encoding NCS1 family nucleobase:cation symporter-1: MPDQSSAETGDRVELAPGEVPSDGRFANPDLLPVPVGARRWTTYNFTALWVGMAHNIPSWLLASGLVALGMDWKQAVFTIALANLVVLVPMLLTGHAGPKYGIPFPVLARASFGVRGANLAALIRAAVACCWFGIQTWIGGSGIFVLLGKIFGGWAGAAEIGGEPWTLWLCFVVFWVLELAIIYRGMEALRRFENWAAPFVIVGALTLLVWTGVKAGGFGELLDQPSRLGWGADFWPVFFPSLMGMIAFWSTLSLNIPDFTRFGAGQRSQILGQTLGLPTTMTLFALLSVFVTSGSEAVYGAPIWDPVELAAKADSVFGLLFALVTVLVATISVNIAANVVSPAYDLANLAPRLIDFRRGALITGVVGVLVMPWQLTSTPELYIFTWLGLVGGLLGAVAGVLIADYWVVRRTRLSLPGLYQEGGPYWYTGGWNLRALAAFAAGGVLAIGGSHSSPGKGPFPEAGLIPFLKPLADYGWAVGLTASLLLYAALMSGARPGAPGADRADGRPA, encoded by the coding sequence ATGCCCGACCAATCGAGCGCCGAGACCGGGGACCGCGTCGAGCTCGCCCCCGGCGAAGTCCCCTCCGACGGCCGCTTCGCCAACCCCGACCTCCTCCCCGTACCGGTCGGGGCCCGGCGGTGGACGACGTACAACTTCACCGCCCTGTGGGTCGGCATGGCGCACAACATCCCCTCCTGGCTGCTCGCCTCCGGGCTGGTGGCCCTCGGCATGGACTGGAAGCAGGCCGTCTTCACCATCGCGCTCGCCAACCTGGTCGTGCTCGTGCCGATGCTCCTCACCGGGCACGCCGGCCCCAAGTACGGGATCCCGTTCCCCGTTCTGGCCCGCGCCTCGTTCGGGGTCCGCGGCGCCAACCTGGCCGCGCTCATCCGGGCGGCCGTGGCCTGCTGCTGGTTCGGGATCCAGACCTGGATCGGCGGGTCCGGGATCTTCGTCCTGCTCGGCAAGATCTTCGGCGGCTGGGCGGGGGCCGCCGAGATCGGCGGCGAGCCGTGGACGCTGTGGCTGTGCTTCGTCGTCTTCTGGGTCCTCGAGCTCGCCATCATCTACCGGGGGATGGAGGCCCTGCGACGCTTCGAGAACTGGGCCGCGCCCTTCGTCATCGTCGGCGCGCTGACCCTGCTGGTGTGGACCGGGGTGAAGGCGGGCGGCTTCGGCGAACTGCTCGACCAGCCGTCCCGGCTCGGCTGGGGCGCGGACTTCTGGCCGGTCTTCTTCCCCTCGCTCATGGGGATGATCGCCTTCTGGTCCACCCTCTCCCTCAACATCCCCGACTTCACACGCTTCGGCGCGGGCCAGCGCTCCCAGATCCTCGGACAGACCCTCGGGCTGCCGACGACGATGACCCTCTTCGCGCTGCTGTCGGTGTTCGTCACCTCCGGCTCGGAGGCGGTGTACGGAGCCCCGATCTGGGACCCCGTGGAGCTCGCCGCCAAGGCCGACAGCGTCTTCGGGCTGCTGTTCGCCCTGGTCACCGTGCTGGTCGCGACGATCTCGGTGAACATCGCGGCGAACGTCGTCTCCCCGGCCTACGACCTGGCCAACCTGGCCCCCCGCCTGATCGACTTCCGCCGGGGCGCGCTGATCACCGGCGTGGTCGGCGTGCTGGTCATGCCGTGGCAACTGACGTCCACCCCCGAGCTGTACATCTTCACCTGGCTGGGCCTGGTCGGCGGGCTGCTCGGTGCCGTGGCCGGCGTCCTCATCGCGGACTACTGGGTCGTGCGCCGCACCCGGCTCTCGCTGCCCGGCCTCTACCAGGAGGGCGGCCCGTACTGGTACACGGGAGGCTGGAACCTCCGGGCCCTGGCCGCCTTCGCGGCCGGCGGGGTACTGGCCATCGGCGGCTCCCACTCGTCCCCCGGCAAGGGCCCGTTCCCCGAAGCGGGCCTGATCCCCTTCCTCAAGCCGCTGGCGGACTACGGCTGGGCGGTGGGCCTGACCGCGTCCCTGCTGCTCTACGCGGCGCTCATGAGCGGGGCGCGTCCCGGCGCACCGGGAGCCGACCGGGCGGACGGCCGGCCGGCCTGA
- a CDS encoding DUF1330 domain-containing protein gives MSAYGFAHLRNRRHHPDILEYLERIQDTLDPFDGRFVIHGPPARVVEGAWPGSMVLIEFPDLAVAQAWYESPAYQEILRLRTDHIEGDLLLIEGVGPAYDPRKRAAVLRTGAG, from the coding sequence ATGTCTGCTTACGGCTTCGCACATCTGCGCAACCGTCGTCATCACCCCGACATCCTGGAGTACCTGGAGCGCATCCAGGACACCCTCGATCCCTTCGACGGCCGCTTCGTCATCCACGGCCCTCCGGCCCGGGTGGTGGAAGGGGCCTGGCCCGGCAGCATGGTGCTGATCGAGTTCCCCGACCTGGCCGTGGCACAGGCCTGGTACGAGTCCCCCGCCTACCAGGAGATCCTGCGGCTGCGGACCGACCACATCGAGGGGGACCTGCTGCTGATCGAGGGTGTCGGGCCGGCGTACGACCCGCGCAAAAGGGCGGCGGTCCTTCGTACAGGAGCGGGGTGA
- a CDS encoding NAD(P)/FAD-dependent oxidoreductase yields MERPRILVVGAGFAGVECIRRLERRLAPAEADIALVTPNSYQLYLPLLPQVASGVLTPQSVAVSLRRSSRYRTRIIPGGAVGVDTRAKVCIIRKITGELTERAYDYLVLAPGSITRTFDIPGLTEHARGMKTLAEATYLRDHVISQLDLADASEDEAERASRLCFVVVGGGYAGTETAACLQRLTHHAVKRYPRLDPRQITWHLLDLAPRLMPELGDSLGRAALDILRRRGIQVSLGVSVAKAGPTEVTLTDGRVLPSRTLIWTAGVAASPLIGTLGAETVRGRLLVTPEMTVPGAAGVFALGDAAAVPDLAAGQEGALCPPTAQHALRQGRVLADNLVATLRRRPLRPYVHKDLGLVVDLGGTDAVSKPLGVPLRGLPAQAVARGYHWSALRTNVAKTRVLTNWLLNAVAGDDFVRTGLRASKPPTLREFEHSDAYLTPDQVRAHTAALRATG; encoded by the coding sequence GTGGAACGACCGAGGATCCTCGTGGTGGGAGCCGGATTCGCCGGGGTGGAGTGCATCCGCCGGCTGGAGCGCAGGCTGGCGCCCGCCGAGGCGGACATCGCCCTGGTCACCCCCAACTCCTACCAGCTCTACCTGCCGTTGCTGCCACAAGTGGCGTCCGGAGTGCTCACCCCGCAGTCCGTCGCCGTCTCCCTGCGGCGCAGCAGCCGCTACCGCACCCGGATCATCCCCGGCGGCGCCGTCGGCGTGGACACCCGGGCGAAGGTCTGCATCATCCGCAAGATCACCGGCGAGCTGACGGAACGGGCCTACGACTACCTCGTGCTGGCTCCCGGCAGCATCACCCGCACCTTCGACATCCCCGGCCTCACCGAGCACGCCCGGGGCATGAAGACCCTCGCCGAAGCCACCTATCTGCGCGACCACGTCATCTCCCAGCTGGACCTGGCCGACGCGAGCGAGGACGAGGCGGAACGGGCCTCCCGGCTGTGCTTCGTCGTGGTCGGCGGCGGGTACGCCGGCACCGAGACGGCGGCTTGCCTGCAACGTCTCACCCACCACGCCGTCAAGCGCTACCCCCGGCTGGACCCCCGCCAGATCACCTGGCACCTCCTCGACCTCGCCCCCCGGCTCATGCCCGAGCTCGGCGACTCCCTGGGGCGGGCCGCCCTGGACATCCTGCGCCGCCGCGGCATCCAGGTCTCCCTCGGCGTCAGCGTCGCCAAGGCCGGACCCACGGAGGTGACGCTGACCGACGGCAGGGTGCTGCCCAGCAGGACCCTCATCTGGACGGCGGGGGTGGCCGCCAGCCCCCTGATCGGCACCCTCGGCGCGGAAACCGTGCGCGGCAGGCTGCTGGTGACGCCGGAGATGACGGTGCCCGGCGCGGCCGGGGTCTTCGCGCTGGGAGACGCCGCGGCCGTCCCCGACCTCGCCGCCGGGCAGGAGGGCGCCCTCTGCCCGCCCACCGCCCAGCACGCCCTGCGCCAGGGCCGCGTCCTCGCGGACAACCTGGTCGCGACACTGCGCCGGCGGCCGCTGCGCCCGTACGTGCACAAGGACCTGGGACTCGTCGTCGACCTGGGCGGCACCGACGCGGTGTCCAAGCCGCTGGGGGTCCCGCTGCGCGGCCTGCCGGCCCAGGCCGTGGCCCGCGGCTACCACTGGTCCGCGCTGCGGACCAATGTCGCCAAGACGCGCGTCCTGACGAACTGGCTGCTCAACGCGGTGGCCGGGGACGACTTCGTCCGGACGGGCCTGCGGGCCTCCAAGCCGCCGACCCTGCGGGAATTCGAGCACAGCGACGCCTACCTGACCCCCGATCAGGTACGGGCCCACACGGCGGCCCTGCGCGCCACCGGCTGA
- a CDS encoding tRNA adenosine deaminase-associated protein: protein MREHANHRYAVAVVHSSGGWKCIRLERTALTGLDEAISAVREAWTGDADAVFGFFNADEEFFLIVRPTAGGTDLMLSDTRAAEQHTLAAQVLDVLRVNGPGKGVAGPSPAGALGILGDAGIGPADMAALLRAGALPDDQLRSLAEQAGFGAQFEDARR, encoded by the coding sequence GTGAGAGAACACGCGAACCACCGCTACGCCGTCGCCGTCGTCCACAGCAGCGGCGGCTGGAAGTGCATCCGGCTGGAGCGCACCGCGCTGACCGGTCTCGACGAGGCGATCAGCGCCGTGCGCGAGGCCTGGACCGGCGACGCGGACGCCGTGTTCGGGTTCTTCAACGCGGACGAGGAGTTCTTCCTGATCGTGCGCCCCACGGCGGGCGGGACGGACCTGATGCTGTCGGACACCCGGGCCGCCGAGCAGCACACGCTCGCCGCCCAGGTCCTGGACGTCCTGCGCGTCAACGGGCCCGGGAAGGGGGTGGCCGGTCCTTCACCGGCCGGCGCGCTGGGCATCCTGGGCGACGCGGGCATCGGCCCGGCCGACATGGCCGCCCTCCTGCGGGCCGGTGCCCTGCCCGACGACCAGCTGCGGAGCCTGGCCGAGCAGGCGGGGTTCGGAGCCCAGTTCGAGGACGCCCGGCGGTAG
- a CDS encoding phenylacetate--CoA ligase family protein, translated as MSALQLSDLIRFARHNSPFYRDLYASLPADADRLTDLPVVDQQAFWAANTLRDNRVLTGPLGEATVYKTGGTTGSPKFSVYTRDEWRTFVTAFGQGLVDAGLRPGHRVADLFYAGELYASFLFVLDSLAHAPVDNVRLPIGGGAPPESTIPTLRDLAAQVLAGTPTTLCRLAEQVVSSGVRLDAVELLLFGGEALFDDQRRLLAAAFPRAEARSVGYASVDAGLLGHPVPGPDARVHRPFTPYSVVEILDDCTGEPITEPGRPGRVVVTSLFRRLMPVIRYPAGDRAEWTGTGPGHFRILGRAEEGVRVGPVSLYTQDAQDAVAAADTAGQVVGMQLVVRRWEGRDGLVLRLATSPGDHDRHGRHGRQELSEAVVAELENVRPLYPDSVRAGFVHPLSVEWVRHRDLAVNPRSGKLVRVLDERPTA; from the coding sequence ATGTCCGCCCTGCAGCTCTCGGACCTCATACGTTTCGCCCGTCACAACTCGCCCTTCTACCGGGACCTTTACGCGTCCCTTCCGGCCGACGCCGACCGCCTCACCGACCTGCCGGTGGTCGACCAGCAAGCGTTCTGGGCGGCCAACACCCTTCGCGACAACCGCGTGCTGACCGGCCCGCTCGGCGAGGCCACGGTCTACAAGACCGGCGGGACCACCGGGTCCCCCAAGTTCTCCGTCTACACCCGCGACGAGTGGCGCACGTTCGTCACCGCCTTCGGCCAGGGGCTCGTGGACGCGGGCCTGCGCCCGGGGCACCGCGTCGCCGACCTCTTCTACGCCGGGGAGCTGTACGCCAGCTTCCTCTTCGTCCTCGACTCGCTCGCCCACGCGCCCGTCGACAACGTCCGCCTGCCCATCGGCGGCGGCGCGCCGCCGGAGTCGACGATCCCCACGCTGCGCGACCTCGCCGCCCAGGTGCTGGCCGGCACACCGACCACGCTGTGCCGGCTCGCCGAGCAGGTCGTGTCGTCCGGTGTCCGGCTCGACGCGGTGGAGCTGCTGCTCTTCGGCGGCGAGGCCCTCTTCGACGACCAGCGGCGCCTGCTGGCCGCCGCGTTCCCGCGCGCCGAGGCCCGTTCCGTCGGATACGCCAGCGTCGACGCGGGTCTGCTCGGCCATCCCGTACCCGGCCCCGACGCCCGCGTGCACCGCCCCTTCACGCCGTACTCGGTCGTCGAGATCCTGGACGACTGCACCGGTGAGCCCATCACCGAACCGGGCCGTCCCGGCCGGGTCGTGGTCACCAGCCTCTTCCGCCGCCTGATGCCGGTCATCCGCTACCCCGCGGGCGACCGGGCCGAGTGGACCGGCACCGGGCCGGGGCACTTCCGGATACTCGGCCGCGCCGAGGAGGGCGTGCGGGTGGGTCCCGTCTCCCTCTACACCCAGGACGCCCAGGACGCCGTGGCCGCGGCGGACACCGCGGGCCAGGTGGTCGGCATGCAGCTCGTCGTCCGCCGCTGGGAGGGCCGCGACGGGCTCGTCCTGCGGCTGGCGACGTCCCCCGGTGACCACGACCGGCACGGCCGGCACGGCCGGCAGGAGCTGTCCGAGGCCGTCGTGGCGGAGCTGGAGAACGTGCGGCCGCTGTATCCCGACAGCGTGCGCGCCGGATTCGTGCACCCGCTGTCCGTGGAGTGGGTGCGCCACCGCGACCTCGCCGTCAACCCGCGCTCGGGCAAGCTCGTCCGGGTCCTCGACGAGAGGCCGACCGCATGA
- a CDS encoding MFS transporter, producing the protein MTTALPETETETPTGAEAATATETAAGRRRVPLVLRNRAFGAVWLGQILSQAAVRMFQVGVAWWIVAYAVHDARGLASGLFMAACTLPAVALAPVVAAAVARCAHRSVLRTAAALAGGASGALALWAYGGGLPLATVYAAGLALATCQAFFDPCLTTSVPELVDDADIETATGFELSTQSLAGLGGALLGALTVDRTGVAGLAAGCAAAYLGAALLVASARFRTVVPGAGADAPGPPPRRTLRRILGELPYVRRILICFTAANLFTAAVFVVIPLYTRSVLAGGGATVALLEAALGTGTLVGAFTGTRVPGRPTLAGACCLGLMALALALPGLVAHRAVIMGCLAVAGWCAGAVSVRFVALFQRLVPPADKPGFFAVMQAVLGASLPVASLAFGFAGDFLSPQVLCLVQGAGLVPAACALALLKSPAAGPAGGER; encoded by the coding sequence ATGACCACCGCCCTGCCCGAGACCGAGACCGAGACCCCGACCGGTGCCGAGGCCGCGACGGCGACGGAGACCGCGGCCGGCCGGCGGCGCGTTCCGCTGGTCCTGCGCAACCGCGCCTTCGGCGCCGTGTGGCTCGGCCAGATCCTCAGCCAGGCCGCCGTGCGGATGTTCCAGGTCGGCGTGGCCTGGTGGATCGTCGCCTACGCCGTGCACGACGCGCGCGGGCTCGCCTCCGGGCTGTTCATGGCGGCCTGCACCCTGCCCGCCGTGGCGCTGGCGCCCGTCGTGGCGGCGGCGGTCGCCCGGTGCGCGCACCGTTCGGTGCTGCGGACCGCCGCAGCCCTGGCCGGGGGCGCCTCGGGGGCCCTGGCGCTGTGGGCGTACGGCGGCGGCCTGCCGCTCGCCACCGTGTACGCGGCCGGTCTCGCCCTGGCGACCTGCCAGGCGTTCTTCGACCCCTGCCTGACCACCTCGGTGCCCGAACTCGTCGACGACGCCGACATCGAGACCGCCACCGGCTTCGAGCTGTCCACCCAGTCCCTGGCCGGCCTCGGCGGAGCGCTGCTCGGCGCCCTGACCGTCGACCGGACCGGTGTGGCCGGCCTGGCCGCCGGCTGCGCGGCCGCCTACCTCGGCGCCGCCCTCCTCGTCGCGAGCGCCCGTTTCCGCACCGTCGTGCCGGGCGCCGGAGCCGACGCGCCGGGCCCGCCGCCGCGGCGCACGCTGCGCCGCATCCTCGGGGAACTCCCCTACGTGCGAAGGATCCTGATCTGCTTCACCGCGGCGAACCTCTTCACCGCCGCCGTGTTCGTCGTCATCCCCCTCTACACCCGCTCGGTCCTCGCGGGCGGTGGCGCCACCGTGGCCCTGCTGGAGGCCGCCCTCGGCACCGGTACGCTCGTCGGCGCCTTCACCGGCACCCGCGTGCCGGGACGCCCCACGCTCGCCGGTGCCTGCTGCCTGGGCCTGATGGCCCTCGCCCTCGCGCTGCCGGGGCTGGTCGCCCACCGGGCGGTCATCATGGGCTGCCTGGCCGTGGCCGGATGGTGTGCCGGGGCCGTCAGCGTCCGCTTCGTGGCCCTCTTCCAGCGGCTGGTGCCCCCGGCCGACAAGCCCGGCTTCTTCGCCGTGATGCAGGCCGTGCTGGGCGCCTCCCTGCCCGTGGCCTCCCTGGCGTTCGGCTTCGCCGGCGACTTCCTCTCCCCGCAGGTGCTGTGCCTGGTGCAGGGCGCCGGCCTGGTCCCCGCGGCCTGCGCGCTGGCCCTGCTGAAGTCCCCCGCGGCCGGGCCCGCCGGAGGTGAGCGGTGA